A section of the Mesorhizobium loti genome encodes:
- the gltB gene encoding glutamate synthase large subunit encodes MTDMTLSATNGQAAQTKAAAVKNTPRTDIGRTGFAARGLYDPRNEHDACGVGFIVNMKGVKSHQIVKDGLAVLENLTHRGAVGADPLVGDGAGVLVQLPDQFFREEMAANGIELPPAGQYGVGHWFMPQDAALRAHIEDIIAESAQSEGLPLLGFRDVPVDNSSLSKAPDIAASEPFHRQVFIGRTADIPDDEEYEARLYLLRKVISGRIYAENDNKDIGAYCVSLSARTIVYKGMFLAYQVGAYYKDLKDPRFETALILVHQRFSTNTFPSWKLAHPYRMVAHNGEINTVRGNNNWMAARQASVDSELFGNNISKLWPISYDGQSDTACFDNALEFLFQGGYSLSHAMMMLIPEAWAGNKLMDADRKAFYEYHAALMEPWDGPAAVAFTDGRQIGATLDRNGLRPARYIVTDDDRVIMASEAGVLPVPEEKIVQKWRLQPGRMLLIDLAKGRIVPDEEIKSEIATKHPYKTWLANTQLILEDLKPVEPRALRKDVSLLDRQQAFGYTQEDTKLLMSPMATTGQEAVGSMGTDTPISAMSDKSKLLYTYFKQNFAQVTNPPIDPIREELVMSLVSFIGPRPNIFDLVGSSRRKRLEVRQPILTNGDLEKIRSIGHTEDRFDTKTIDITYGSNEGAAGMQGAIDRLCERAEAAVAGGYNIIILSDRQVGPDRIAIPALLATAAVHHHLIRKGLRTSVGLVVESGEPREVHHFCCLAGYGAEAINPYLAFDTLLDMHKRGELPEEVDAYEVVSRYIKSIGKGILKVMSKMGISTYQSYCGAQIFDAIGLKTDFVEKYFTGTATLIEGVGLDEVAGETVSRHTDGFGSDPVLRNSLDVGGEYLFRMRGEAHMWSPDAVATLQHAVRQGSWETFKDYSAQIDSETARAQTIRGLFKIRLADDTGRKKVALDDVMPATDIVKRFSTGAMSFGSISREAHTTLARAMNQIGGKSNTGEGGEEADRYLPLPGGGKNPERSAIKQVASGRFGVTAEYLVNSDVMQIKVAQGAKPGEGGQLPGHKVDATIAKVRHSTPGVGLISPPPHHDIYSIEDLAQLIYDLKNVNPAADVSVKLVSEVGVGTVAAGVAKARADHITISGYDGGTGASPLTSLKHAGSPWEMGLAETHQTLVLNGLRSRVALQVDGGLRTGRDVIIGALLGADEFGFSTAPLIAAGCIMMRKCHLNTCPVGVATQDPVLRKRFKGTPEHVINFFFYVAEEVRALLAEMGFTHIDQIIGDADLLEKRDVIQHWKAQGLDFSRMFYKPDVPHEAAHWTERQKHPIDDVLDRKLIELARPALEAKQPVKIEVDIRNVDRSTGAMLSGEVAKRFKHKGLREDTIQVKLTGTAGQSFGAFLARGISFELVGAGNDYVGKGLSGGRLVIRPPEEARIVAADSIIVGNTVLYGATEGEAYFAGVAGERFAVRNSGVAAVVEGVGDHGCEYMTGGVVVVIGKTGRNFAAGMSGGVAYVLDEAGDFAERCNMAMVELEPVPEEDDLMEKLLHHGGDLDHKGRVDVSGDMTSHDEERLYQLISNHVHYTGSVRGREILDDWTTFRPKFRKIMPVEYRRALIEMERMRMGVAAE; translated from the coding sequence ATGACGGACATGACGCTCTCTGCGACGAACGGCCAGGCCGCGCAGACGAAAGCGGCTGCCGTCAAAAATACGCCTCGAACCGACATCGGCCGAACCGGTTTTGCCGCTCGGGGCCTCTACGATCCGCGCAACGAGCATGACGCCTGCGGCGTCGGCTTCATCGTCAACATGAAGGGCGTGAAATCGCATCAGATCGTCAAGGACGGCCTTGCCGTGCTCGAAAACCTGACGCATCGCGGCGCCGTCGGCGCCGACCCGCTGGTCGGCGATGGCGCTGGTGTGCTGGTGCAGCTTCCCGACCAGTTCTTCCGCGAGGAAATGGCGGCCAACGGCATCGAACTGCCGCCGGCTGGCCAGTATGGCGTCGGGCACTGGTTCATGCCGCAGGACGCGGCGCTGCGCGCCCATATCGAGGACATCATCGCCGAATCGGCGCAGTCCGAGGGGCTGCCGCTGCTCGGATTCCGCGACGTGCCCGTCGACAATTCGTCGCTGTCGAAGGCGCCCGACATCGCGGCATCCGAGCCGTTCCATCGCCAGGTGTTCATCGGCCGCACGGCGGACATTCCCGATGATGAGGAGTACGAGGCCCGGCTCTACCTGCTGCGAAAGGTCATTTCGGGCCGCATCTATGCCGAGAACGACAACAAGGATATCGGCGCCTATTGCGTGTCGCTGTCGGCGCGCACCATCGTCTACAAGGGCATGTTCCTGGCCTATCAGGTCGGCGCCTATTACAAGGATCTCAAGGACCCTCGGTTCGAGACGGCGCTGATCCTGGTGCATCAGCGTTTCTCGACCAACACCTTCCCGTCGTGGAAGCTGGCGCATCCCTACCGCATGGTCGCGCACAATGGCGAGATCAACACGGTGCGCGGCAACAACAACTGGATGGCTGCGCGCCAGGCGTCCGTCGATTCCGAGCTGTTCGGCAACAACATCTCGAAGCTGTGGCCGATCTCCTATGACGGCCAGTCCGACACGGCGTGCTTCGACAATGCGCTCGAGTTCCTGTTCCAGGGCGGCTACAGCCTCAGCCACGCCATGATGATGCTGATCCCGGAAGCCTGGGCCGGCAACAAGCTCATGGATGCCGACCGCAAGGCTTTCTATGAATACCATGCGGCGCTGATGGAGCCGTGGGACGGGCCGGCCGCAGTTGCTTTCACCGATGGCCGCCAGATCGGCGCCACGCTCGACCGCAACGGACTGCGTCCGGCACGCTACATCGTCACCGACGATGACCGCGTCATCATGGCTTCGGAGGCCGGCGTGCTGCCGGTGCCGGAGGAGAAGATCGTCCAGAAGTGGCGGCTGCAGCCCGGCCGCATGCTCTTGATCGACCTTGCCAAGGGCCGCATCGTGCCTGACGAGGAGATCAAGTCGGAGATCGCCACCAAGCACCCCTACAAGACCTGGCTCGCCAACACGCAGCTCATCCTGGAAGATCTGAAGCCGGTCGAGCCACGCGCGCTGCGCAAGGATGTCAGCCTGCTCGATCGCCAGCAGGCATTCGGCTACACCCAGGAAGACACCAAGCTGTTGATGTCGCCGATGGCGACCACCGGCCAGGAAGCCGTCGGCTCGATGGGCACCGACACGCCGATCTCGGCGATGTCGGACAAGTCGAAGCTGCTCTACACCTATTTCAAGCAGAATTTCGCCCAGGTCACCAATCCGCCCATCGATCCGATCCGCGAGGAGCTGGTGATGAGCCTGGTGTCCTTCATCGGGCCGCGGCCGAACATTTTCGATCTTGTGGGTAGTTCGCGCCGCAAGCGGCTCGAAGTTCGCCAGCCCATCCTGACCAATGGCGATCTCGAAAAGATCCGCTCCATCGGCCACACAGAGGACCGTTTCGACACCAAGACGATCGACATCACCTATGGCTCGAACGAGGGCGCCGCAGGCATGCAGGGCGCCATCGACCGGCTCTGCGAACGCGCGGAGGCGGCGGTTGCCGGCGGCTACAACATCATCATCCTGTCCGACCGCCAGGTCGGGCCGGACCGGATCGCGATTCCCGCCCTGCTGGCGACGGCCGCTGTGCATCATCACCTGATCCGCAAGGGGCTGCGCACCTCCGTGGGCCTGGTCGTGGAATCCGGCGAGCCGCGCGAAGTGCATCATTTCTGCTGTCTCGCCGGCTACGGCGCCGAAGCGATCAACCCTTACCTTGCCTTCGACACGCTGCTCGACATGCACAAGCGCGGCGAACTGCCGGAAGAGGTCGACGCCTACGAGGTCGTGTCGCGCTACATTAAGTCGATCGGCAAGGGCATCCTCAAGGTGATGTCCAAGATGGGCATCTCGACCTATCAGTCCTACTGCGGCGCGCAGATTTTCGACGCCATCGGGCTGAAGACCGATTTCGTCGAGAAGTATTTCACCGGCACCGCGACGCTGATCGAAGGCGTCGGGCTGGATGAGGTCGCGGGCGAGACGGTCAGCCGCCATACGGATGGTTTCGGCAGCGATCCGGTGTTGCGCAACAGCCTGGACGTCGGTGGTGAATACCTCTTCCGCATGCGTGGCGAGGCGCATATGTGGTCGCCCGACGCGGTCGCCACCTTGCAGCACGCCGTGCGTCAGGGCTCGTGGGAGACGTTCAAGGACTATTCCGCGCAGATCGACAGCGAGACGGCCCGCGCGCAGACCATCCGTGGCCTGTTCAAGATCAGGCTGGCGGACGACACCGGGCGCAAGAAGGTCGCGCTCGACGACGTCATGCCGGCGACCGACATCGTCAAGCGTTTCTCGACCGGGGCGATGTCGTTCGGTTCGATCTCGCGCGAGGCGCACACCACGCTGGCGCGCGCCATGAACCAGATCGGCGGCAAGTCGAACACCGGCGAGGGCGGCGAAGAGGCCGACCGTTATCTGCCGCTGCCTGGCGGCGGCAAGAACCCGGAACGCTCGGCGATCAAGCAGGTCGCCTCGGGCCGCTTCGGCGTGACGGCCGAATACCTCGTCAATTCCGATGTCATGCAAATCAAGGTCGCGCAGGGCGCCAAGCCCGGCGAGGGCGGCCAGTTGCCCGGCCACAAGGTCGACGCGACCATTGCCAAGGTCCGGCACTCGACGCCCGGCGTCGGCCTGATCTCGCCGCCGCCGCATCACGACATCTATTCGATCGAGGATCTGGCGCAGCTGATCTACGATCTGAAGAACGTCAACCCGGCGGCCGATGTGTCGGTCAAGCTGGTCTCGGAAGTCGGTGTCGGCACGGTCGCGGCGGGTGTCGCCAAGGCGCGCGCCGACCACATCACCATCTCGGGCTATGATGGCGGCACGGGTGCCTCGCCGCTGACCTCGCTCAAGCATGCCGGCTCCCCGTGGGAAATGGGCCTGGCCGAAACGCACCAGACTCTTGTGCTCAACGGCTTGCGCAGCAGGGTCGCGCTGCAGGTCGATGGTGGGTTGCGCACCGGGCGCGACGTCATCATCGGCGCGCTGCTCGGCGCCGACGAGTTCGGCTTCTCGACCGCTCCGCTGATCGCGGCCGGCTGCATCATGATGCGCAAGTGCCATCTCAACACCTGCCCGGTTGGCGTCGCCACCCAGGATCCGGTGCTGCGCAAGCGCTTCAAGGGCACGCCTGAGCATGTCATCAACTTCTTCTTCTACGTGGCGGAAGAGGTGAGGGCGCTGCTGGCCGAAATGGGCTTCACCCATATCGACCAGATCATCGGCGACGCCGACCTTCTGGAGAAGCGCGACGTGATCCAGCACTGGAAGGCGCAGGGCCTCGACTTCTCCAGGATGTTCTACAAGCCCGATGTGCCGCATGAAGCGGCGCACTGGACCGAACGCCAGAAGCATCCGATCGACGACGTGCTCGACCGCAAGCTGATCGAACTGGCCAGGCCCGCGCTGGAGGCCAAGCAGCCGGTCAAGATCGAGGTCGACATCCGCAATGTCGACCGTTCGACGGGCGCCATGCTGTCGGGCGAAGTGGCCAAGCGCTTCAAGCACAAGGGGCTTCGCGAGGACACGATCCAGGTCAAGCTGACCGGCACCGCCGGCCAGTCCTTCGGCGCCTTCCTGGCGCGCGGCATCTCGTTCGAACTCGTCGGCGCCGGCAACGACTATGTCGGCAAGGGCCTGTCGGGCGGACGCCTCGTCATCCGGCCACCGGAAGAGGCCAGGATCGTCGCGGCCGACTCCATCATCGTCGGCAATACGGTGCTCTATGGCGCGACCGAGGGCGAAGCCTATTTCGCCGGCGTCGCCGGCGAGCGTTTCGCGGTGCGCAATTCGGGCGTCGCTGCCGTCGTCGAAGGCGTCGGCGACCATGGCTGCGAATACATGACCGGCGGTGTCGTGGTCGTCATCGGCAAGACCGGCCGCAACTTCGCCGCCGGCATGTCGGGCGGTGTCGCCTATGTGCTGGACGAGGCGGGTGATTTCGCCGAGCGCTGCAACATGGCGATGGTCGAGCTGGAGCCGGTTCCGGAAGAAGACGATTTGATGGAAAAGCTGCTGCACCATGGCGGCGACCTCGACCACAAGGGCCGTGTCGACGTCTCGGGCGACATGACCAGCCATGACGAGGAGCGGCTCTACCAGCTGATCTCGAACCACGTGCACTACACGGGTTCGGTGCGCGGCCGCGAGATCCTTGATGACTGGACGACGTTCCGGCCGAAATTCCGCAAGATCATGCCGGTCGAATATCGCCGCGCGCTGATCGAGATGGAGCGCATGCGCATGGGCGTCGCGGCCGAATAA